AAAGTGGCTGGCTGCAACTGAAGAAAAAATATACCAGCTGGTCAAAAAAGTGATCACTCATTTTTCACAACAGGAGATCGAAACCTTTATCAACACATATGAAAAACTGAATCACATCTTACGGGAGATGGAGGAAAAAGCATGAGAGGCATACTGAAAGGCAAGTGGCTGGTGCTGTTAATCTGGCTGGCCGCCTTGGGTATCCTGTGGTTCGCCAGCCCTGACATGGGTGAGCTGGTCCGTGAGAAGGGGCAGATTACCGTTCCTGACGGGTATTCCTCTGCGGTGGCTCAGGACATTTTAAATGAAGTACTGGAGCAGGAGGGCAAAGGAGGCCAAAAGTCTGCCGTCTTGGTCTTTCACCGGGAGAGCGGGCTCGCGGCAAGTGACAGGCAGGAAATAGAAGAGACCCTCCAACGGCTTAAAGAGGAGCAAGGAAGACTGGGCCTGGCAGAGATCATCTCCCCCTTTGAAGACTCAGACCTGGAGGAACGACTGATTTCTGCAGATGGAACCACCATTTTGATCCCTGTCGCTTTTGAAGAGCAGGGAAAGAGTGTCAGGGAAATCAGAGCAACGTTCAATCAGGCCTTAGAACAAGTCAGCGTTGAGCATTATTTGACCGGGGGCTGGCTGATTGACGAAGATATGATTGTCAGCGCACAGGAAGGGCTGAAAAAGACGGAAGGCATTACGGTGGTCTTTATCCTTGTGGTCATGCTGATTGTTTTCCGTTCCCTGGTAGCTCCCCTGGTGCCCCTGGTCACTGTGGGGATCACTTATTTGGTTTCCCAGTCCATTGTTGCTTTTCTCGTTGACCTGCTTCATTTTCCCTTGTCCAATTTTACACAAATTTTTCTGGTGGCCGTGTTGTTTGGCATCGGCACCGATTACTGCATCTTGCTGCTCAGCCGCTTTAAAGAAGAGCTGATCCGCCAGGATAACCGTAGCGAAGCGGTGGTGACCACCTACCGTACGGCAGGAAAAACGGTTTTGTACAGCGGTCTAGCGGTGATGATCGGCTTTGCTACAGTCGGTTTATCCACTTTCCAACTGTATCAATCGGCGGCAGCTGTGGCCGTCGGAGTGGCCATCCTGTTGTTGGCCTTAGGCACCCTTGTTCCAGTGTTTATGGCCCTCATGGGTCCCAGGCTGTTTTGGCCGGTCAGAGGCCAATTGGAACACCGTCCCAGTAAGCTGTGGGATGCCGCCGGCCGCTTTGCTCTGGCCCGGCCGCTCATCGCCCTGGCCGTTGTTGCTCTGATTACCGCGCCTGTTCTGCTCACGTATGACGGACAGATCTCCTTCGACCTGACAGAAGAGATCGGAGATGGCTATCCTTCTGTCAAAGGCTTTCACATCATCAGCGAACGTTTCGGACCCGGTGAAGCCATGCCTGTCCAGGTGGTGCTGCGGCACCATGCACCGCTGGACGGACCGGACCATCTGGTGCTGCTTGAAAAAATCAGCCGGGAGCTGGCCAAAGTGGATGGTGTAGAGCAGGTGCGTTCTGTCACCAGACCATTAGGGGAACCAGTCGAGGGATTCCTGGTCGCTCAACAAGCGGCCACACTGCAGGAAGGTTTGGAACAGGGGCGGAACGGGATTGAAGAAATCAGCTCTGGCCTGGGTGAAGCCAACGCACAGCTGGCTGCTGCCAAGCCCGAACTACAGGAAGCCACAAGGGGCATTCAAGAACTGGTCAGCGGTACGGAGGAGATTCAGGCCGGTCTGAATCAGCTGCACAACGGGCTGGCCCAGCTGGCACAGGGTGCAGACAGCGGCGCCAGTGGCGCAGAAGAGATCAGGCAAGGACTGGTGGAGATGAAAGCCAACGCCCGCCAGCTGCAGGCAGGGGCTGAACAACTGCTGCAAGGCTACCAAACAGCAGAGGAAAGCCTGGCTTCTGTCGCTGAACAGTATCGCCAGTTCCAGGCAGGATTGGCCCGTCTGGTGGAGCAACTGGCTCAGGTCCATCAGTCTTTGCAACGCGTGGAGGAAAGGCACCCCCAATTGCAGCAGGATGAAGAGTACCAGCAAACGAAGCAGGCCACAGCTGTCTTGCTCCAGCAAGGGCAGCAGCTGGCCGCCGGGTTGGAGCAGTTGAATGCGGCCTTGGCCCAGATCAAAACAGGTTTGGCCGAGGCCAATGCCGCCCTGTCCGGCGTGGCTGGCGGCCAGCAAGCTTTACTGGCCGGTTTGGATCAACTGATCACCGCCCTTGAAGAGTTGGAAGATGGTTTGAACGAGTTAGCGGATGGCCAGCAGCAGATCACCGGTCAGCTGCCCTCTTTGTCTGGCGGACTGGACCGGGTGAATAAAGGACAGCAGGAACTGCTGTTGGGCTTTGAACAACTGGGGGGACAAGTGGATGCCTTGATCAGCGGTTTGGATCAAAGCACAGCTGGCTTGCATCAAGTGGCGGACGGCTTGGCCCAGGCAGAACATTATCTGGCTGAACTCTCTGCTGTCGTTGACGAGGAAATGGCCGGCTGGCATGTGCCTCAGGAGGTGTTGGACAGCGCTGAGTTTCAGCAAGCGCTGGAGGCTTATCTCTCTGCCGATCAGAGGATAGCCACCTTTGATGTGATCCTGGCCGACAATCCCTACGCTATACAAGCGTTGGCCATGATCCCACAACTC
This window of the Caldalkalibacillus thermarum genome carries:
- a CDS encoding MMPL family transporter is translated as MRGILKGKWLVLLIWLAALGILWFASPDMGELVREKGQITVPDGYSSAVAQDILNEVLEQEGKGGQKSAVLVFHRESGLAASDRQEIEETLQRLKEEQGRLGLAEIISPFEDSDLEERLISADGTTILIPVAFEEQGKSVREIRATFNQALEQVSVEHYLTGGWLIDEDMIVSAQEGLKKTEGITVVFILVVMLIVFRSLVAPLVPLVTVGITYLVSQSIVAFLVDLLHFPLSNFTQIFLVAVLFGIGTDYCILLLSRFKEELIRQDNRSEAVVTTYRTAGKTVLYSGLAVMIGFATVGLSTFQLYQSAAAVAVGVAILLLALGTLVPVFMALMGPRLFWPVRGQLEHRPSKLWDAAGRFALARPLIALAVVALITAPVLLTYDGQISFDLTEEIGDGYPSVKGFHIISERFGPGEAMPVQVVLRHHAPLDGPDHLVLLEKISRELAKVDGVEQVRSVTRPLGEPVEGFLVAQQAATLQEGLEQGRNGIEEISSGLGEANAQLAAAKPELQEATRGIQELVSGTEEIQAGLNQLHNGLAQLAQGADSGASGAEEIRQGLVEMKANARQLQAGAEQLLQGYQTAEESLASVAEQYRQFQAGLARLVEQLAQVHQSLQRVEERHPQLQQDEEYQQTKQATAVLLQQGQQLAAGLEQLNAALAQIKTGLAEANAALSGVAGGQQALLAGLDQLITALEELEDGLNELADGQQQITGQLPSLSGGLDRVNKGQQELLLGFEQLGGQVDALISGLDQSTAGLHQVADGLAQAEHYLAELSAVVDEEMAGWHVPQEVLDSAEFQQALEAYLSADQRIATFDVILADNPYAIQALAMIPQLEEAVQRAVKDTELEGAQLAVGGVTSTYADLYHISSEDYARTVVLMLLGIALILVVVLRSLVMPIYLIASLVLTYYTSMAVTELIFVNALGYSGINWAVSFFAFVMLISLGIDYSIFLMNRFNEYRHLSVKEGILLAMGNMGTVIISAAVILGGTFAAMYPSGVLSLMQIATIVLTGLFLYALVVLPLFVPVMVRMFGQANFWPFKDTPSASEEQ